In a genomic window of Streptomyces koelreuteriae:
- a CDS encoding NPP1 family protein, which yields MSRSKTMNGRAKARLGRLALVAGSVAALTLTHAGSASAAILTPLPPNASTFQTKYKPFFDYDSDSCFPAAAIDNNGTLNGGLNNSGSITGGCRTNHLGKANTYAQSLCKNGWCAYVYTLYFEKDQCDPTSITDCGHRHDWESVVVFQKQGEERPRFLSASRHGGYSTHPINEVPMDGNNVKIVYHKDGASTHAFRFAQWGETAEAWGDGGWDKPGLLTLDNMRSDLRTKLSNASWGNANFPLAGALVGNINKARGADSRAVAAMPAF from the coding sequence ATGTCCCGGTCGAAGACAATGAACGGCAGAGCCAAGGCCCGTCTCGGCAGGCTCGCCCTCGTGGCAGGCAGCGTCGCCGCCCTGACCCTCACCCACGCGGGCAGCGCGAGCGCCGCCATCCTGACCCCGCTGCCGCCGAACGCCAGCACCTTCCAGACCAAGTACAAGCCGTTCTTCGACTACGACTCGGACAGCTGCTTCCCCGCGGCGGCCATCGACAACAACGGCACCCTGAACGGCGGCCTCAACAATTCCGGTTCGATCACCGGCGGATGCCGCACGAACCACCTCGGCAAGGCCAACACGTACGCGCAGTCCCTGTGCAAGAACGGCTGGTGCGCCTACGTCTACACGCTGTACTTCGAGAAGGACCAGTGCGACCCGACCAGCATCACCGACTGCGGGCACCGCCACGACTGGGAGTCCGTCGTGGTGTTCCAGAAGCAGGGCGAGGAGAGGCCCCGCTTCCTGTCCGCCTCCCGGCACGGCGGCTACAGCACCCACCCGATCAACGAGGTGCCGATGGACGGCAACAACGTCAAGATCGTCTACCACAAGGACGGCGCGAGCACACACGCCTTCCGCTTCGCGCAGTGGGGCGAGACGGCCGAGGCCTGGGGCGACGGCGGCTGGGACAAGCCGGGCCTGCTCACCCTCGACAACATGAGGAGCGACCTGCGCACCAAGCTCTCCAACGCCAGCTGGGGCAACGCCAACTTCCCGCTGGCCGGCGCACTCGTCGGCAACATCAACAAGGCACGCGGCGCCGACAGCCGGGCCGTGGCCGCCATGCCGGCGTTCTGA
- a CDS encoding pyridoxamine 5'-phosphate oxidase family protein, producing the protein MHHDERADRPGSQGEHQIQRELGTVGRADRFYDEQVLDRLNPRMREFVARQEMFFLATSDRHGECDSTFRAGPPGFLQVLGEGALAYPEYRGNGVMASLGNIRENPHVGLLMIDFAQDRIGLHVNGRARLVADDSMRQRYPDLPMDPVPGRRPHVWVEVEVEEAYIHCSKHIPRMVKAPLRQNAARADGSAVDGEQAWGTDDVKRKGGDYFGAAAQERGLASR; encoded by the coding sequence TTGCACCACGATGAGCGGGCGGACCGGCCCGGAAGCCAGGGCGAGCACCAGATCCAACGTGAGTTGGGCACCGTCGGCCGCGCCGACCGGTTCTACGACGAGCAGGTGCTGGACCGGCTCAACCCACGCATGCGGGAGTTCGTGGCCCGCCAGGAGATGTTCTTCCTCGCGACTTCGGACCGTCACGGCGAGTGCGACAGCACCTTCCGGGCCGGCCCGCCCGGCTTTCTCCAGGTGCTCGGCGAAGGGGCCCTGGCCTACCCGGAGTACCGAGGGAACGGCGTCATGGCCTCGCTCGGCAACATCCGGGAGAACCCGCATGTCGGCCTGCTGATGATCGACTTCGCCCAGGACCGGATCGGCCTGCATGTCAACGGCCGGGCGCGGCTGGTCGCCGACGACTCGATGCGCCAGAGGTATCCCGACCTGCCGATGGATCCGGTGCCCGGGCGTCGTCCCCATGTGTGGGTGGAGGTCGAGGTCGAGGAGGCGTACATCCACTGTTCGAAGCACATACCGAGGATGGTGAAGGCGCCGCTGCGGCAGAACGCCGCCAGGGCGGACGGTTCGGCCGTCGACGGCGAGCAGGCCTGGGGCACCGACGACGTCAAGCGCAAGGGTGGCGACTACTTCGGGGCGGCGGCCCAGGAGCGGGGACTGGCTTCCCGCTGA
- a CDS encoding SpoIIE family protein phosphatase, whose product MHVPANELAASAARKFVRAVLTERTAPHSPAAPTISDRCVDDAVLLACELVTNAAAHAGSGLEVACHLEVGTAQAGSGAGWVGVVVEVLEHGPARRPGGTTSPHSPVHGYRRQLMHTLAESWGVTCRRTGKATWVRLECATAAPPLAGTEHRIAGLPVEIARRPPPPPEPVLPRGHPGHRAQWAEREGQWFLAEAGELLAGQLDEDMVAALTGQLLVPRLADWCGIWLTTEHTGLRLSRVWHTDEQHIRALRRSLEKDPPSAALSTTGLPWPWPESESTHNSGGSALAFPLVAGGRYHGTLVIGQAGQPELTDTVVRLVEDVARRTAQAVVTARHYTRQATISRTLQRRQLPTSLAAIPGVDTAIVYEPWAEGQDVGGDFYDLFPMGGQRWCFLLGDVSGHDMEAMSVTGLARHLVRLLAREGHGVEALLNRLNHAMAEEAAESTVPRGEHEGPRLLSLLYGELEPDADTGSTRCTIASAGHPPPLRLTTDGTVTSAAHPQILLGVEEHTNYHADTITLTPGETLLCVTDGVTERRNGTRQLDDNNGLARILATCTGLGAKAIAERIRQTAHDFSTQPLADDLAILVLEAVPVLRSVGTITTSHPLEPPS is encoded by the coding sequence ATGCATGTACCCGCCAACGAACTCGCGGCCTCGGCGGCACGGAAGTTCGTGCGTGCCGTGCTCACCGAACGGACCGCGCCCCACTCCCCCGCAGCGCCCACGATCAGTGACCGGTGCGTCGACGATGCCGTGCTCCTGGCCTGCGAACTCGTCACCAACGCCGCCGCACACGCCGGGTCCGGCCTCGAAGTGGCCTGTCACCTCGAGGTCGGGACCGCGCAGGCCGGCTCCGGGGCCGGCTGGGTGGGTGTCGTGGTCGAAGTGCTGGAGCACGGCCCCGCCCGCCGCCCCGGCGGCACCACAAGCCCGCACAGCCCCGTGCACGGCTACCGCCGGCAGCTGATGCACACACTGGCCGAATCCTGGGGCGTGACCTGCCGGCGCACCGGGAAGGCCACCTGGGTCCGTTTGGAGTGCGCCACGGCGGCGCCCCCGCTCGCCGGCACCGAGCACCGTATCGCCGGGCTCCCGGTCGAGATCGCCCGCCGCCCGCCGCCTCCCCCGGAGCCCGTCCTGCCGCGCGGACACCCCGGTCACCGGGCCCAGTGGGCCGAACGCGAGGGGCAGTGGTTCCTCGCCGAGGCAGGAGAGCTGCTCGCCGGACAGCTCGACGAGGACATGGTCGCCGCCCTCACCGGACAGCTCCTGGTCCCCAGACTCGCCGACTGGTGCGGCATATGGCTCACCACCGAGCACACGGGCCTACGGCTCTCCCGTGTCTGGCACACCGACGAACAGCACATCCGCGCCCTCCGCCGGTCCCTGGAGAAGGACCCCCCGAGCGCCGCCCTCAGCACGACCGGGCTCCCCTGGCCCTGGCCCGAATCCGAGTCCACCCACAACTCGGGCGGCTCGGCCCTGGCCTTCCCCCTCGTCGCCGGCGGCCGCTACCACGGCACGCTCGTCATCGGCCAGGCCGGACAACCCGAACTCACCGACACCGTCGTACGGCTCGTCGAGGACGTCGCCCGCCGCACAGCCCAGGCGGTGGTCACCGCCCGCCACTACACCCGCCAGGCAACCATCAGCCGTACGCTCCAGCGCCGGCAGCTGCCCACCTCGCTCGCCGCCATCCCCGGCGTCGACACGGCGATCGTCTACGAGCCCTGGGCCGAAGGCCAGGACGTCGGCGGTGACTTCTACGACCTTTTCCCCATGGGCGGGCAGCGGTGGTGCTTTCTCCTCGGCGATGTCTCCGGGCACGACATGGAGGCCATGTCCGTCACCGGTCTCGCCCGCCATCTCGTACGGCTGCTCGCGCGCGAGGGGCACGGCGTGGAAGCGCTGCTCAACCGTCTCAACCACGCGATGGCCGAGGAAGCCGCCGAATCGACCGTGCCCCGCGGCGAACACGAAGGCCCCCGCCTGCTCAGCCTGCTCTACGGCGAACTCGAACCGGACGCCGACACCGGCAGCACCCGGTGCACCATCGCCAGTGCCGGGCACCCACCGCCCCTACGTCTGACGACCGACGGCACCGTCACATCAGCGGCCCATCCTCAGATACTCCTCGGCGTCGAGGAACACACCAACTACCACGCCGACACCATCACCCTGACACCTGGCGAAACGCTGCTCTGTGTCACCGACGGCGTGACCGAACGCCGCAACGGCACCCGACAACTGGACGACAACAACGGCCTCGCCCGCATCCTCGCCACCTGCACCGGGCTCGGGGCCAAGGCCATCGCCGAGCGCATCCGCCAGACCGCCCACGACTTCAGCACTCAGCCCCTCGCCGACGACCTCGCCATCCTCGTGCTCGAAGCGGTGCCGGTGCTCAGGAGCGTTGGCACCATCACGACCAGCCACCCTCTGGAGCCGCCCTCGTAG
- a CDS encoding transglycosylase family protein, which yields MIRTRDGRRRRTSTAFVLFAAAVILGVATSAEAQPSARFGPDWDAIAACESGGNWKANTGNGHYGGLQFTQSSWVAAGGRKFAPRADLATRKEQITVARRLAELQGMSAWSCARVK from the coding sequence ATGATCAGAACGCGCGACGGTCGCCGCCGTAGGACGAGTACGGCATTCGTACTCTTCGCGGCCGCCGTCATACTGGGCGTCGCCACCAGTGCGGAAGCCCAGCCGTCCGCGCGGTTCGGCCCTGACTGGGACGCCATCGCCGCGTGCGAGTCCGGCGGCAACTGGAAGGCCAACACCGGCAACGGCCACTACGGCGGCCTGCAGTTCACCCAGTCGAGCTGGGTGGCAGCGGGAGGACGGAAGTTCGCCCCACGCGCCGACCTGGCCACCCGCAAGGAGCAGATCACTGTGGCCAGGCGGCTGGCGGAGCTGCAGGGCATGTCCGCATGGTCCTGTGCGCGAGTGAAGTAG